One window from the genome of Pseudomonas sp. L5B5 encodes:
- a CDS encoding sensor histidine kinase has product MRSLFWRVLASFWLAITLVAGLSILLGHMLNQDTWILSRHPGLNGLAEQWTQTYEEQGEDAAQDILQQRKRQYHIDVQVLNESGDPVVRGTFPHRAAVFEARQNNDDRRLPWRRLTAEYTSPRTSDTYLFIYRIPHPELDAWHRDSLTWPLSALAIALVVLTLFSLLVTLSITRPLSRLRGAVHDLGQAAYQQNSLARLANRRDEFGVLAQDFNRMGSRLQSLIGSQRQLLRDVSHELRSPLARLRIALALAERAAPEERDQLWPRLTRECDRLEALISEILVLARVDADNASAEEVDLNALLLALHKDAQLACPEQSVVIDAQPQLHVRGWPTMLERALDNLLRNAQRFSPAGQPIEVRAQRQGERILISVRDHGPGVPVEHLGQLGEPFFRAPGQSTAGHGLGLAIARRAAERHGGSLTLDNHAQGGFIATLELPLAADALVQA; this is encoded by the coding sequence GTGCGTTCATTGTTCTGGCGCGTCCTGGCCAGTTTCTGGCTGGCCATCACCCTGGTTGCCGGGTTGTCGATCCTGCTGGGCCACATGCTCAACCAGGACACCTGGATCCTCAGTCGCCATCCGGGCCTGAACGGCCTTGCCGAGCAATGGACGCAAACCTATGAGGAACAAGGCGAGGATGCCGCCCAGGACATCCTCCAGCAGCGCAAGCGCCAGTACCACATCGACGTCCAGGTGCTCAACGAGAGTGGTGATCCGGTGGTGCGCGGCACCTTCCCGCACCGCGCAGCCGTCTTCGAGGCCCGGCAGAACAACGATGACCGACGCCTGCCCTGGCGCCGCCTGACGGCGGAGTACACCAGCCCGCGCACCAGCGACACCTACCTGTTCATCTATCGCATCCCCCATCCGGAACTGGACGCCTGGCACCGTGACAGCCTGACCTGGCCCTTGAGCGCGCTGGCCATCGCCCTGGTGGTACTGACCCTGTTCAGCCTGCTGGTGACCCTGTCCATTACCCGTCCCCTGAGCCGTCTGCGCGGTGCAGTGCATGACCTGGGACAAGCCGCCTACCAGCAGAACAGCCTGGCGCGCCTGGCCAATCGCCGCGACGAATTCGGCGTGCTGGCGCAGGACTTCAATCGCATGGGGTCACGCCTGCAGAGCCTGATCGGCAGCCAGCGCCAACTGCTGCGTGATGTTTCCCATGAACTGCGCTCACCCCTGGCACGCCTGCGTATCGCACTGGCGCTGGCGGAACGGGCAGCCCCCGAGGAGCGAGACCAGCTCTGGCCTCGACTGACCCGCGAATGTGATCGCCTGGAAGCCCTGATCAGCGAGATCCTGGTCCTGGCCCGGGTCGATGCCGACAACGCCAGTGCCGAGGAAGTCGACCTCAACGCCCTGCTCCTGGCATTGCACAAAGACGCCCAGCTGGCTTGCCCCGAGCAATCGGTGGTGATCGATGCCCAGCCCCAACTGCACGTGCGTGGCTGGCCAACCATGCTGGAACGGGCCCTGGACAACCTGCTGCGCAATGCCCAGCGCTTCAGTCCCGCCGGGCAACCGATCGAGGTTCGGGCCCAGCGCCAGGGTGAACGGATCCTGATCAGCGTGCGCGATCACGGCCCTGGCGTACCCGTCGAGCACCTGGGCCAGTTGGGCGAGCCATTCTTTCGCGCCCCGGGGCAGAGCACCGCGGGGCATGGCCTGGGCCTGGCCATTGCACGTCGAGCGGCAGAACGCCACGGTGGCAGCTTGACGCTGGACAACCATGCCCAGGGCGGTTTCATCGCTACCCTGGAATTGCCCCTGGCCGCCGATGCCCTGGTTCAGGCCTGA
- a CDS encoding YciI family protein yields the protein MLYAIIATDVANSLEKRLAARPAHLERLKQLQAEGRVVLAGPHPAVDSEDPGAAGFTGSLIIAQFESLVAAQAWADADPFVSAGVYGNVLVKPFKQSIP from the coding sequence ATGCTTTACGCAATCATTGCCACAGACGTCGCCAATTCCCTGGAAAAACGCCTGGCCGCGCGCCCAGCCCACCTGGAGCGCCTCAAGCAGCTCCAGGCCGAGGGACGGGTGGTGCTGGCCGGTCCGCATCCGGCGGTGGACAGCGAAGATCCGGGCGCGGCCGGCTTCACTGGCAGCCTGATCATCGCGCAGTTCGAGTCCCTGGTCGCGGCCCAGGCCTGGGCCGATGCCGATCCTTTCGTGAGCGCAGGCGTCTACGGCAACGTGCTGGTCAAGCCTTTCAAGCAATCCATACCGTAA
- a CDS encoding DMT family transporter has protein sequence MTPRTALGALHIGALMFGLTGVLGKLAMASPAVIVFGRAAFAVLALAFFARLANNAPWRRLSAGDCWRLLLSGLLLAGHWVSFFVAVKVAGVAIATLGFASFPAFTVILEGLIFRERIRANEVLLVALVSIGLVLVTPDFDLASQATTGLLWSVASGLLFALLSLNNRASSGRIPAVQAALCQNLVVGLCLLPVAAPELAQVRAMDWLWISLLGIFCTGLAHSLFVASLAVIKARTAAVVFTLEPVYGITVAWLLFGETPTLRMLLGGALIIVAIVVSSRVSTGSGSKSATAQAGSH, from the coding sequence ATGACTCCGCGTACCGCCCTTGGCGCCCTGCATATCGGCGCACTGATGTTCGGCCTGACCGGCGTGCTGGGCAAACTCGCCATGGCTTCACCAGCGGTCATCGTCTTCGGTCGTGCGGCCTTTGCCGTGCTCGCCCTGGCGTTCTTCGCCCGCCTGGCCAACAACGCGCCGTGGCGCAGGCTGTCTGCCGGCGACTGCTGGCGACTGCTGCTCAGCGGCCTGCTGCTGGCCGGTCACTGGGTCAGTTTCTTCGTTGCGGTCAAGGTCGCCGGCGTAGCCATCGCCACCCTGGGGTTTGCCAGCTTCCCGGCCTTCACGGTGATTCTCGAGGGCCTGATCTTCCGCGAGCGGATCCGCGCCAACGAGGTCCTGCTGGTGGCGCTGGTGAGCATCGGGCTGGTGCTGGTCACTCCGGACTTCGACCTGGCCAGCCAGGCCACCACCGGCCTGCTCTGGTCCGTGGCCTCGGGGCTGCTGTTCGCCCTGTTGTCGCTGAACAACCGCGCCAGCTCGGGGCGAATTCCGGCAGTGCAGGCGGCGCTGTGCCAGAACCTGGTGGTGGGCCTGTGCCTGCTGCCAGTGGCGGCACCGGAACTGGCCCAGGTACGCGCCATGGACTGGCTGTGGATCAGCCTGCTGGGCATCTTCTGTACCGGCCTGGCCCATAGCCTGTTCGTCGCCAGCCTGGCGGTGATCAAGGCCCGTACTGCGGCGGTGGTCTTCACCCTGGAGCCGGTCTATGGGATCACCGTGGCCTGGCTGCTGTTCGGCGAGACCCCGACCCTGCGCATGCTGCTGGGCGGGGCCTTGATCATTGTCGCGATCGTGGTCTCGAGCCGCGTGTCCACCGGCTCAGGCAGCAAGAGCGCAACCGCCCAGGCCGGGTCTCACTGA
- a CDS encoding PHP domain-containing protein — MNVDLHCHSTASDGALAPAVVVARAYEKGVRILSLTDHDTVEGLAEAHEAARALGMQLVNGVELSCTWGGATIHVLGYGFDVDAPALVEAIGKLHEGRWLRAQEISRKLALKGMPGALEGARAIQQGLGDSGNAPARPHFADYLVRAGFVKDRAEAFRKWLGAGKLGDVKQHWPTLEETVGTLRESGAWVSLAHPWHYDFTRSKRRRLIADYIQAGGHAIEVVNGHQPAEQVGSLSILAREFGLLVSAGSDFHGPGGWSEIGEYRPVPEDLPPLWCRFKHEPIIAA, encoded by the coding sequence GTGAACGTTGATTTGCACTGCCACAGCACCGCTTCCGATGGCGCCCTGGCGCCTGCGGTGGTGGTTGCCCGGGCGTATGAAAAAGGCGTGCGAATCCTGTCCCTGACCGACCACGACACCGTCGAGGGCTTGGCCGAGGCGCACGAGGCTGCCCGGGCGTTGGGCATGCAACTGGTCAATGGCGTCGAATTGTCCTGTACGTGGGGTGGCGCCACCATCCATGTACTGGGTTATGGCTTCGACGTTGACGCCCCGGCGCTGGTGGAGGCAATCGGCAAGTTGCACGAGGGGCGTTGGCTGCGTGCCCAGGAAATCAGTCGCAAGCTGGCCCTCAAGGGCATGCCGGGGGCCCTCGAAGGTGCCCGGGCGATCCAGCAGGGGCTGGGCGACAGCGGCAACGCCCCGGCACGCCCGCATTTCGCCGATTACCTGGTGCGTGCCGGATTCGTCAAGGATCGTGCCGAAGCGTTTCGCAAGTGGCTCGGCGCCGGCAAGCTGGGTGACGTCAAGCAGCATTGGCCGACCCTTGAAGAAACCGTCGGGACATTGCGCGAGTCCGGCGCCTGGGTCAGCCTCGCCCATCCCTGGCACTACGATTTTACCCGCAGCAAGCGTCGCCGCTTGATTGCCGACTATATTCAAGCCGGTGGCCACGCCATCGAAGTGGTCAACGGTCACCAACCAGCGGAGCAAGTGGGCAGCCTGTCCATCCTTGCCCGTGAATTCGGACTGCTGGTCAGCGCCGGCAGTGACTTTCATGGCCCGGGGGGCTGGTCCGAGATCGGTGAGTACCGCCCGGTCCCGGAGGACCTGCCGCCACTTTGGTGTCGGTTCAAACATGAGCCAATTATTGCCGCCTGA
- a CDS encoding TrkH family potassium uptake protein produces the protein MALPTLRIIGFIIGIFLITLAIAMVVPMATLVIFERTGDLPSFLWASLITFIAGLTLVIPGRPEHVHLRPRDMYLLTVSSWVVVCIFAALPFLLTQHISYTDSFFESMSGITATGSTVLSGLDQMSPGILIWRSLLHWLGGIGFIGMAVAILPLLRIGGMRLFQTESSDRSEKVMPRSHMVARLIVATYVGITIIGSLAFWWAGMNVFDAINHAMSAISTGGFSTSDESLAHWKQPAVHWVAVLVMILGSLPFTLYVATLRGNRRALIRDQQVQGLLAMLVVTWLILGTWYWWTTNLHWLEALRHVALNVTSVVTTTGFALGDYSLWGNFSLMLFFYLGFVGGCSGSTAGGIKIFRFQVAYILLKANLNQLIHPRAVIKQKYNGHRLDEEIVRSILTFSFFFAITICVIALALSLLGLDWMTALTGAASTVSGVGPGLGETIGPAGNFSTLPDAAKWILSLGMLLGRLEIITVFVLCIPAFWRH, from the coding sequence ATGGCGTTGCCGACCCTCAGGATCATTGGTTTCATCATCGGCATCTTCCTGATCACCCTGGCCATCGCCATGGTCGTGCCCATGGCCACGCTGGTGATCTTCGAACGTACCGGCGACTTGCCGTCGTTCCTCTGGGCCAGCCTGATCACCTTCATCGCCGGCCTGACCCTGGTGATCCCGGGTCGCCCCGAGCACGTGCACCTGCGTCCCCGGGACATGTACCTGCTGACCGTCTCCAGCTGGGTAGTGGTGTGCATCTTCGCTGCGCTGCCCTTCCTGCTGACACAGCACATCAGCTACACCGACTCGTTCTTCGAGAGCATGTCCGGCATCACTGCCACTGGCTCCACGGTGCTCAGCGGCCTTGACCAGATGTCGCCCGGCATCCTGATCTGGCGTTCATTGCTGCACTGGCTGGGAGGCATCGGCTTCATCGGCATGGCGGTGGCGATCCTGCCGCTGCTGCGTATCGGTGGCATGCGCCTGTTCCAGACCGAATCCTCGGATCGCTCGGAAAAGGTCATGCCACGCTCGCACATGGTGGCCCGGCTGATCGTCGCGACCTATGTGGGCATCACCATCATCGGCAGCCTGGCGTTCTGGTGGGCCGGAATGAACGTGTTCGACGCCATCAACCATGCCATGTCGGCCATCTCCACCGGCGGTTTCTCCACCTCCGACGAATCCCTGGCGCACTGGAAGCAACCGGCGGTGCACTGGGTCGCCGTACTGGTGATGATCCTCGGCAGCCTGCCCTTCACCCTGTACGTGGCGACCCTGCGGGGCAACCGCCGTGCCCTGATCAGGGACCAGCAGGTCCAGGGACTGCTGGCCATGCTCGTGGTGACCTGGCTGATCCTCGGTACCTGGTACTGGTGGACCACCAACCTGCACTGGCTCGAAGCCCTGCGCCACGTGGCGCTGAACGTGACTTCGGTGGTCACCACCACAGGCTTTGCCCTGGGCGACTACAGCCTGTGGGGCAACTTTTCGCTGATGCTGTTCTTCTACCTGGGGTTCGTCGGTGGTTGCTCGGGGTCCACTGCCGGCGGAATCAAGATCTTCCGTTTCCAGGTGGCCTACATCCTGCTCAAGGCCAACCTCAATCAGCTGATCCACCCGCGGGCGGTGATCAAGCAGAAGTACAACGGCCATCGCCTGGACGAGGAGATCGTTCGCTCGATCCTGACCTTCTCGTTCTTCTTCGCCATCACCATCTGCGTGATCGCCCTGGCCCTGTCGCTGCTGGGCCTGGACTGGATGACCGCCCTGACCGGCGCGGCCAGCACCGTGTCCGGAGTGGGCCCGGGTCTTGGGGAGACCATCGGCCCGGCGGGTAACTTCTCCACCCTGCCCGATGCCGCCAAGTGGATCCTGTCCCTGGGCATGCTCCTGGGTCGCCTGGAGATCATCACGGTGTTCGTGCTGTGTATTCCGGCGTTCTGGCGTCATTGA
- a CDS encoding UDP-2,3-diacylglucosamine diphosphatase has protein sequence MTHAELAKPSRKQRVRTLWISDVHLGTRDCQAEHLARFLKSYHADRIYLVGDIIDGWKLRGGMYWPQAHTNVIRRLLTMSKRGTEVIYVTGNHDEFLRRYSRLILGNIQLVDEAVHVTADGRHLLVIHGDQFDVITRYHRWLAFLGDSAYEFTLTLNRWLNHWRARYGYGYWSLSAYLKHKVKTAVNFISDFEEAIAHECVKRELHGVVCGHIHHAEIRKVGEVEYLNCGDWVESCTALIEHWDGSIELYRLAEHQAREAQLKAERLRTAEPA, from the coding sequence ATGACCCATGCCGAACTCGCCAAGCCCAGCCGCAAGCAGCGGGTGCGCACCCTATGGATTTCCGATGTGCATCTGGGGACCCGGGATTGCCAGGCCGAGCACCTGGCGCGGTTTCTCAAGAGCTACCACGCCGACCGCATCTACCTGGTGGGTGACATCATCGACGGCTGGAAACTGCGCGGTGGCATGTACTGGCCCCAGGCCCATACCAATGTGATCCGTCGTTTGCTGACCATGAGCAAGCGCGGTACCGAGGTGATCTACGTCACCGGCAACCACGATGAATTCCTGCGCCGCTATTCCCGGCTGATCCTGGGCAATATCCAGCTGGTGGACGAGGCGGTGCACGTCACTGCGGACGGCCGCCACCTGCTGGTGATCCATGGCGACCAGTTCGACGTCATCACTCGTTATCACCGTTGGCTGGCATTTCTTGGCGATTCGGCCTACGAGTTCACCTTGACCCTCAATCGCTGGCTCAACCACTGGCGAGCGCGCTATGGCTACGGCTACTGGTCGCTGTCGGCCTATCTCAAGCACAAGGTGAAGACCGCCGTGAACTTTATCAGCGACTTCGAGGAAGCCATCGCCCACGAGTGCGTCAAGCGTGAGCTGCACGGGGTGGTCTGCGGCCATATTCACCATGCCGAGATCCGCAAGGTGGGCGAGGTGGAGTACCTCAACTGCGGGGATTGGGTCGAATCCTGCACGGCCCTGATCGAGCATTGGGACGGCAGCATCGAACTCTATCGCCTGGCCGAGCACCAGGCCCGTGAGGCCCAGCTCAAGGCCGAGCGCTTGAGGACGGCAGAACCGGCCTGA
- a CDS encoding NAD(P)H nitroreductase, with protein sequence MEALDALLNRVSVPRLVEPAPDAQQREALFAAALRAPDHGQLRPWRFLTVEGEARDRLGELLVEAVQLQGGEVNQAALDKARAMPLRAPLVVVVVARLQEHAKVPHNEQRLAAGCAAHGILLAAYAQGVGAVWRTGELSYSPHVAKGLGLAEGEEVIAFLYLGTPLNEPRVAPKVDTREFVSAWTAKA encoded by the coding sequence ATGGAGGCTCTCGACGCTTTGCTCAACCGTGTTTCCGTGCCACGCCTGGTGGAACCTGCTCCTGACGCGCAGCAGCGCGAAGCCTTGTTCGCCGCCGCCCTGCGCGCGCCGGATCACGGCCAGCTGCGGCCGTGGCGCTTCCTGACGGTAGAGGGCGAGGCGCGGGATCGCCTGGGCGAACTGCTGGTCGAGGCGGTGCAGTTGCAGGGTGGCGAGGTGAACCAGGCGGCACTGGACAAGGCCCGGGCCATGCCGCTGCGCGCGCCCTTGGTGGTCGTGGTGGTCGCTCGCCTGCAGGAGCATGCCAAGGTCCCGCACAACGAGCAGCGGCTGGCGGCAGGCTGTGCGGCCCACGGCATCCTGCTGGCGGCCTACGCCCAGGGAGTCGGTGCGGTCTGGCGGACCGGCGAGCTGTCCTACTCGCCCCATGTAGCCAAGGGGCTGGGCCTGGCCGAAGGCGAAGAAGTCATCGCCTTCCTGTACCTGGGCACCCCGTTGAACGAGCCTCGGGTCGCGCCGAAGGTCGATACCCGCGAGTTCGTCAGCGCCTGGACCGCCAAGGCCTGA
- a CDS encoding AraC family transcriptional regulator, whose product MSERTTSASWTLGIVKALEMDGLDCRALFKQLGLDYGALEDPDARFTQDSMTRLWQRAVQLSGNPAIGLNMGKVVRPASFHVAGYALMSSRTLAEGFQRLVRYQRIIAESADLSFRLLPEGYALILTVHGDHLPPTRQSAEASLACALALCGWLTGRDLQPRKVMLQGPAPEDLQPYKDMFHAPLMFAAPFDALIFECADMETPLPTANEAMALLHDRFAGEYLARFSESRVTHKARQVLCRLLPQGEPKRERVAQTLHLSQRTLQRRLQEEGTSFQALLDDTRRELAEQYLAQPNMTLLEIAYLLGFADPSNFFRAFRRWFDVTPGEYRARLVQLPTSINDARTPEYTARTP is encoded by the coding sequence ATGAGCGAACGAACGACTTCTGCAAGCTGGACCCTGGGAATCGTCAAGGCCTTGGAGATGGACGGCCTGGATTGCCGGGCGTTGTTCAAGCAATTGGGACTCGACTACGGCGCCCTCGAAGACCCCGACGCGCGCTTCACCCAGGACTCGATGACCCGGCTGTGGCAGCGGGCCGTGCAGTTGTCCGGCAATCCGGCGATCGGTCTGAACATGGGCAAGGTGGTGCGCCCGGCCTCCTTTCATGTGGCCGGTTATGCCCTGATGTCGAGTCGCACCCTGGCCGAGGGTTTTCAGCGCCTGGTGCGCTACCAGAGGATCATCGCCGAAAGCGCCGACCTGAGTTTCCGCCTGTTGCCGGAAGGGTATGCGCTGATCCTGACGGTGCACGGCGATCACCTCCCACCAACCCGCCAGAGCGCCGAGGCCTCGCTGGCCTGTGCCCTGGCGCTGTGCGGCTGGCTCACCGGGCGTGACCTGCAACCACGCAAGGTGATGCTCCAGGGGCCTGCGCCGGAGGACCTTCAGCCCTACAAGGACATGTTCCATGCCCCGCTGATGTTCGCCGCGCCCTTCGATGCGCTGATCTTCGAGTGTGCCGACATGGAGACTCCCCTGCCCACGGCCAACGAGGCCATGGCGCTGCTGCATGACCGGTTTGCCGGTGAGTACCTGGCGCGTTTCTCCGAAAGCCGGGTGACCCACAAGGCGCGCCAGGTGTTATGCCGGCTGTTGCCCCAGGGCGAACCCAAGCGTGAGCGCGTGGCGCAGACCCTGCACCTGTCCCAGCGCACGCTGCAACGTCGGCTGCAGGAGGAAGGCACCAGCTTCCAGGCGCTGCTCGACGACACCCGGCGGGAGCTGGCCGAGCAATACCTGGCGCAACCGAACATGACCTTGCTGGAGATTGCCTACCTGCTGGGGTTCGCCGACCCGAGCAACTTCTTCCGGGCCTTCCGCCGCTGGTTCGATGTCACGCCCGGCGAATATCGGGCGCGCCTGGTGCAGTTGCCGACCTCGATCAATGACGCCAGAACGCCGGAATACACAGCACGAACACCGTGA
- a CDS encoding response regulator transcription factor, translating into MSDLLLIDDDQELCELLSSWLGQEGFQVRACHDGLSARRALADHAPAAVVLDVMLPDGSGLELLKQLRNDHPELPVLMLSARGEPLDRILGLELGADDYLAKPCDPRELTARLRAVLRRSHPVAASSQIELGDLCFSPMRGVVTLDDQDISLTVSESRLLEALLKQPGEPLDKQELAQIALGRKLTLYDRSLDMHVSNLRKKIGPHPDGRPRIVALRSRGYYYSL; encoded by the coding sequence ATGAGCGACCTGTTACTGATTGATGACGACCAGGAGCTGTGCGAACTCCTGAGCAGCTGGCTGGGCCAGGAAGGCTTCCAGGTACGCGCCTGCCATGACGGCCTCAGTGCTCGCCGGGCCTTGGCCGACCATGCGCCCGCAGCCGTGGTGCTGGATGTGATGCTGCCTGATGGCAGTGGCCTGGAGCTGCTCAAGCAACTGCGCAACGATCATCCCGAACTGCCCGTGCTGATGCTCTCGGCCCGTGGTGAACCCCTGGACCGCATCCTCGGCCTGGAACTGGGCGCCGACGACTACCTGGCCAAACCCTGCGATCCACGCGAACTCACTGCCCGCCTGCGCGCCGTTCTGCGCCGCAGTCACCCGGTGGCGGCCTCCAGCCAGATCGAACTGGGGGACCTGTGCTTCAGTCCGATGCGCGGGGTGGTGACCCTCGACGACCAGGACATCAGCCTGACAGTGTCCGAAAGCCGTCTGCTCGAAGCCCTGCTCAAGCAGCCAGGCGAGCCCCTGGACAAACAGGAGCTGGCGCAGATCGCCCTCGGCCGCAAACTGACCCTGTACGACCGCAGCCTGGACATGCATGTGAGTAACCTGCGCAAGAAGATCGGCCCTCATCCTGATGGGCGCCCGCGAATCGTCGCCCTGCGTAGCCGCGGCTACTACTACAGCCTGTAG
- a CDS encoding septation protein A, whose amino-acid sequence MKQFIDFIPLFLFFIVYKIDPRVVDLAGHEVTLGGIYSATAVLIISSLVVYGALFISQRKLEKSQWLTLVACLVFGSLTLAFHSETFLKWKAPVVNWLFALAFIGSHFIGDRLLIKRIMGHALSLPDAVWTRLNIAWIAFFVFCGAANLFVAFTFQSIWVDFKVFGSLGMTVLFLVGQGIYLSRHLHDTDSTTPKTED is encoded by the coding sequence GTGAAACAATTCATCGACTTCATCCCGCTGTTCCTGTTTTTCATCGTCTACAAAATCGACCCACGCGTCGTCGACCTTGCCGGTCACGAAGTCACCCTGGGCGGTATCTACAGCGCCACGGCAGTGCTGATCATCAGTTCCCTGGTGGTCTACGGCGCCCTGTTCATCTCCCAGCGCAAGCTGGAAAAAAGCCAGTGGCTGACCCTGGTCGCCTGCCTGGTGTTCGGTAGCCTGACCCTGGCCTTCCACAGCGAAACCTTCCTCAAGTGGAAAGCTCCGGTGGTCAACTGGTTGTTCGCCCTGGCCTTCATCGGCAGCCATTTCATCGGCGACCGCCTGCTGATCAAGCGCATCATGGGCCACGCCCTGAGCCTGCCGGACGCAGTGTGGACCCGCCTGAACATCGCCTGGATCGCCTTCTTCGTGTTCTGCGGCGCTGCCAACCTGTTCGTCGCCTTCACGTTCCAGAGCATCTGGGTCGACTTCAAGGTCTTCGGCAGCCTGGGCATGACCGTGCTGTTCCTGGTGGGCCAGGGCATCTACCTGTCGCGCCATTTGCATGACACCGATTCCACCACGCCGAAAACCGAGGACTGA
- a CDS encoding SelT/SelW/SelH family protein, whose amino-acid sequence MTERKPEVIITYCTQCQWLLRAAWLAQELLSTFSDDLGKVSLEPATGGTFRIQCDGVQIWERKADGGFPEAKVLKQRVRDCIDPERDLGHNDRSQ is encoded by the coding sequence ATGACTGAACGTAAACCCGAAGTGATCATCACCTATTGCACCCAGTGCCAGTGGCTGTTGCGTGCGGCGTGGCTGGCCCAGGAGCTGCTGAGCACCTTCAGCGACGACCTGGGCAAGGTCTCCCTGGAGCCCGCCACCGGTGGCACTTTCCGTATCCAGTGCGATGGCGTGCAGATCTGGGAGCGCAAGGCCGATGGCGGTTTTCCCGAGGCCAAGGTGCTCAAGCAGCGGGTTCGCGACTGCATCGATCCCGAGCGTGACCTGGGCCACAACGACCGCTCTCAGTGA
- a CDS encoding DUF962 domain-containing protein, with amino-acid sequence MENIRQFNSFAEFYPYYLGEHSDSTCRRLHFIGTTLVIFLLALAIGKGAWLLLLALPVAGYGFAWAGHFFFEKNRPATFQHPLYSLLGDFVMYRDMLLGKVPF; translated from the coding sequence ATGGAAAACATTCGACAGTTCAACAGCTTCGCCGAGTTCTACCCCTATTACCTGGGCGAACACAGCGACAGCACCTGCCGGCGCTTGCACTTCATCGGCACTACCCTGGTGATTTTCCTTCTGGCCCTGGCCATTGGCAAAGGTGCCTGGCTGTTGCTGCTGGCATTGCCGGTGGCCGGCTACGGCTTTGCCTGGGCCGGGCATTTCTTCTTCGAGAAGAACCGCCCAGCGACTTTCCAGCACCCGCTGTACAGCTTGCTGGGGGATTTTGTCATGTACCGTGACATGCTTCTGGGCAAGGTGCCCTTCTAG
- a CDS encoding AraC family transcriptional regulator — translation MGSILTLRHYSHDLIAHSHDHAQLVFGLSGQLEFEVEGQGSQVRQQSFVVVPAGARHVCGSPGGSQCLVLDVPGEHWLGQSLGEHAEASRRLLDSPQRQVLAPNQSRLVNWLADSPVDDPLIAQQGAILLLASLNHPACGQPGERRLPYAALNAHIDRHAAHPLQVADLARIAGLSGARLHARFIAECGRTPMEYLRSRRLQMALELLRGSPLPIGEIAHCVGYSSQSAFAAAILREFGCSPRQLRQGANASCSTKPGSLTTDDTGTALVD, via the coding sequence ATGGGATCTATCCTCACCCTGCGCCACTACAGCCACGACCTCATCGCCCACAGCCACGACCATGCACAACTGGTGTTCGGCCTTTCGGGCCAACTCGAATTCGAAGTCGAGGGCCAGGGCAGCCAGGTGCGGCAGCAGAGTTTCGTGGTGGTGCCGGCCGGTGCCCGGCATGTCTGCGGCAGCCCCGGAGGCAGCCAGTGCCTGGTGCTCGACGTGCCTGGCGAACACTGGCTCGGCCAGTCCCTTGGGGAGCATGCCGAGGCCAGCCGACGACTGCTCGACAGCCCTCAGCGCCAGGTCCTGGCGCCCAACCAGAGCCGCCTGGTCAACTGGCTGGCGGACAGCCCGGTGGACGACCCGCTGATTGCCCAGCAAGGCGCCATATTGCTGCTGGCCAGCCTCAATCATCCCGCCTGCGGCCAGCCGGGCGAGCGGCGCCTGCCCTACGCCGCCCTGAATGCCCATATCGATCGCCATGCCGCCCATCCACTGCAGGTAGCCGACCTGGCGCGAATCGCCGGTTTGTCCGGCGCACGCCTGCATGCGCGCTTCATCGCCGAATGTGGGCGCACGCCCATGGAGTACTTGCGCAGCCGACGCCTGCAGATGGCCCTGGAGTTGTTGCGCGGCTCGCCGCTGCCCATCGGCGAGATCGCCCATTGCGTGGGCTACAGCTCCCAGAGCGCCTTCGCCGCCGCAATACTGCGCGAGTTCGGATGCTCGCCCCGGCAGCTCAGGCAGGGGGCGAACGCGAGTTGCTCGACAAAACCCGGCAGCCTCACGACAGACGACACCGGCACGGCACTCGTAGACTGA
- a CDS encoding LTXXQ domain protein translates to MRKTLIALMFAAALPTVAMAMPEGHGPQGPMDGPRHSEHMRGKGPWSQLDLSREQRQQIGKLMGEQMHERKAVAEKYLEKLSPADQQAMKDELAAKHQKTQADIRALLKPDQQKEFDTLVKKQEERRAEWAQFKAWKAQQPQKAQ, encoded by the coding sequence ATGCGCAAGACCCTGATCGCTCTGATGTTCGCCGCCGCACTGCCGACCGTCGCCATGGCCATGCCCGAGGGCCACGGCCCGCAGGGTCCGATGGATGGCCCCCGGCACAGCGAGCACATGCGTGGCAAAGGCCCCTGGAGCCAGCTGGACCTGAGCCGTGAACAGCGCCAGCAGATCGGCAAGCTGATGGGCGAGCAAATGCACGAGCGCAAGGCAGTGGCGGAAAAATACCTGGAAAAACTCTCCCCGGCCGACCAACAGGCCATGAAGGACGAACTGGCGGCCAAGCACCAGAAAACCCAGGCCGATATTCGCGCGCTGCTCAAGCCTGACCAGCAGAAAGAGTTCGACACCCTCGTCAAGAAACAGGAAGAACGTCGCGCCGAATGGGCCCAGTTCAAGGCCTGGAAAGCGCAACAACCGCAAAAAGCGCAATAA